A window from Drosophila nasuta strain 15112-1781.00 chromosome 3, ASM2355853v1, whole genome shotgun sequence encodes these proteins:
- the LOC132792859 gene encoding uncharacterized protein LOC132792859, whose protein sequence is MGKQSNKLDFCKFNIQLLSDKSVVLVTATGFESEIFVPQLKNNRIALTNVVCSRQPKNQRSETRLSVRPNLIRSNRITNRRLITATAGLTPALAKANTLGLKFDIKLISNGNVVLVECNGYESEIFLPLISSRSVTMKRVSALELTRYAWQISLNENTEKGRGSAAALAASLAAQAVGLTKLLVSPSDIVSSETSSSLIVKEKKKKNSKLLLKAAGDAKIKELAKYKSPSSAYKL, encoded by the coding sequence ATGGGCAAACAATCTAATAAACTAGATTTCTGCAAATTCAACATACAACTGCTCTCGGACAAGAGCGTCGTCTTAGTGACAGCCACGGGATTCGAGTCAGAAATATTTGTGCCTCAGCTGAAAAACAATCGCATCGCTTTAACCAATGTAGTATGCAGTCGACAGCCGAAGAATCAGAGAAGTGAAACTCGACTTAGTGTTCGTCCCAACTTGATCCGatcaaatcgaataacaaaccGCAGACTGATCACAGCAACTGCGGGTTTGACGCCTGCCCTGGCTAAGGCAAATACTTTGGGTCTGAAATTCGATATCAAGCTCATTTCGAATGGAAACGTGGTGCTTGTGGAATGTAACGGCTATGAATCTGAGATATTCTTGCCTCTTATTTCTAGTCGTTCCGTTACCATGAAACGCGTCTCCGCTCTGGAATTAACGCGATATGCCTGGCAAATATCGTTGAATGAGAACACTGAAAAGGGCAGAGGCTCGGCTGCCGCACTGGCTGCTTCTCTGGCAGCTCAGGCCGTGGGCTTAACCAAGCTATTGGTGTCTCCTTCAGATATTGTAAGCAGTGAAACGTCATCGTCGCTGATAGTgaaggaaaaaaagaaaaagaactCGAAGCTTCTACTGAAAGCAGCCGGTGACGCAAAGATTAAGGAACTTGCAAAATATAAGTCTCCTTCCTCTGCCTACAAGTTGTGA
- the LOC132792946 gene encoding uncharacterized protein LOC132792946, giving the protein MQLLQLALYLPFLLVLLIFIQSSHSTSNPNHADLSFVNAAKEVVSFVQLDIIELDKETSDLDAKRVREYQLKVIQRFKNVSAQVRQIEKLYLTTPEKSLYNRLMNERCIFVGLHAITEHFKYMEVIDEIEEDTLLIFTETVSQRIFNPFLTRPIDWFYLPLHGLKCNKYDGTCGKFNWKLKELSMIYEIPMNIRCKMRQSPQHIFYSIYKEIALFELMAYILIEYSMMIQRVSGNGNFIIKRNSVRQNYNEITKNALTTLKEVTEKADRLLWRCEPSPHIQNITYDEVTRLLQGYIENEVDLNTYGSCSRTCADYHNTTSKSCSDEKFCAQQPKCSGRIHDCQFIDSVLTVCQSPENSTRRYEYIEYGESKSLGKNEKCWRDVNKVKSWKKFLSIDCSYCFCLCDEQGPKSDRYFNLRETLSDVNANKVVTGLRFVKRNRIFHLQIQQGELLPRGLINESTVEWKPVDNYEIGDSNAKEGVDYHTLTYQNRSLDLDEVTKPDDTTFVVTGVRFQVLDGHLNLKVHFSQWDFVKGKLIDPEVNSIWQSNDNVYNRKQNLPTRESWTMHHKKQFR; this is encoded by the exons ATGCAGCTGCTACAATTGGCGCTTTACTTGCCTTTTCTCTTGGTACTTTTAATCTTCATCCAGTCCAGTCATTCAACATCGAACCCGAATCATGCAGACCTGAGTTTTGTAAATGCCGCTAAAGAAGTAGTTTCATTTGTGCAATTGGATATTATAGAATTAGACAAGGAGACGAGCGACCTTGATGCTAAAAGGGTCAGAGAGTATCAACTCAAAGTAATTCAACGTTTCAAGAATGTCAGTGCGCAAGTTCGGCAAATCGAGAAGCTATACTTAACAACGCCTGAGAAAAGCTTGTATAATCGTTTAATGAACGAACGATGTATATTTGTAGGGCTTCATGCGATAACCgagcattttaaatatatggaGGTTATAGATGAAATAGAGGAAGATACTCTCTTGATCTTCACTGAAACAGTATCTCAACGGATATTTAACCCATTTTTGACAAGACCAATCGATTGGTTTTATCTTCCACTTCACGGTTTGAAATGCAATAAGTACGACGGAACATGCGGGAAATTCAATTGGAAATTAAAGGAATTGTCGATGATTTATGAAATTCCTATGAACATACGGTGCAAAATGCGACAATCCCCACAGCATATATTTTACtctatatataaagaaatcgCTTTATTCGAACTTATGGCTTATATCCTGATCGAGTACTCAATGATGATCCAAAGAGTTTCCGGAAATGGcaatttcattataaaaagGAATTCTGTCCGACAGAACTATAATGAGATTACCAAAAATGCTCTAACTACTCTCAAAGAAGTGACGGAAAAAGCTGATCGTCTTCTATGGCGTTGCGAACCTTCGCCACATATACAGAACATTACCTACGACGAGGTTACGCGGCTGCTACAAGGATACATTGAGAATGAAGTGGATCTAAACACCTATGGGTCATGTAGTCGGACTTGCGCTGATTATCATAACACAACCAGCAAAAGTTGCTCCGATGAAAAGTTTTGCGCTCAACAGCCCAAATGTTCGGGTCGGATTCACGACTGCCAATTTATAGACTCGGTTCTGACTGTATGCCAATCACCAGAAAACAGCACTCGTCGCTATGAGTATATTGAATACGGTGAATCGAAGAGTTTGGGAAAGAACGAAAAGTGTTGGCGGGACGTCAATAAAGTAAAGAGCTGGAAAAAATTTTTGTCCATCGATTGCAGCTATTGCTTCTGTCTCTGTGATGAACAAGGCCCAAAGTCGGATCGCTACTTCAATCTTCGAGAAACATTATCGGATGTCAATGCAAACAAAGTGGTGACTGGACTGCGGTTTGTGAAGAGGAATCGTATATTCCATTTGCAAATCCAGCAGGGAGAACTCTTGCCCCGTGGTCTCATCAACGAATCAACTGTGGAGTGGAAACCAGTCGATAACTATGAAATCGGTGATTCCAATGCTAAGGAGGGAGTCGACTATCACACATTAACTTATCAAAATCGATCATTAGATCTAGATGAAGTAACGAAACCAGATGATACAACTTTTGTGGTGACCGGTGTGCGATTCCAGGTTTTGGATGGACATCTGAATCTGAAAGTGCATTTCAGCCAATGGGATTTTGTAAAAGGCAAATTAATCGACCCGGAGGTAAATAGCATTTGGCAGTCGAATGATAATGTTTACAACAGAAAACAG AATTTACCAACTCGGGAATCTTGGACGATGCATCACAAAAAACAATTCCGTTGA